In Carassius gibelio isolate Cgi1373 ecotype wild population from Czech Republic chromosome B13, carGib1.2-hapl.c, whole genome shotgun sequence, one genomic interval encodes:
- the LOC127969856 gene encoding toll-like receptor 4, giving the protein MGRNLSYIPYSISSSVQTLDFSFNILKHLKKTVFPVLSFLEVLDLSRCQIQHIENDTFYNVKNLTTLILTGNPITYFGPGCFNSLHNLQRLVLVDVGLSSLELQINNLTKLQELRVGTNNIQSMSLPAFMSTFKDFSLLDLHANNISVITTDHTAVLREIGRNMTLILSCNPLLYIEPGAFKDIYLRELNIRSAFVSPAAQKAGLNALYGLNVKRLMFGKYRNDYKILSSDANYLDGLCFINFHEVYYYMKEKHTVPVNIFRCMINATIVAVKGGIIREIASVPFLKIKELYLISNQLDTVPGKKLAHLHTLEKLVFTDNVAIQIPDFINMRSLQYVDLSSNQITLTSCCSFFSRTPQLRYLNLSLNPQIGLSVGPFDGLDSLEILDFHHTRVVGMGYLSLFSNLKYLRYLDISYSSITFINIYCFYGLKNLNVLKMAGSHFQGDVARYLFNNLTFLEHLDMSYCRVVELHPNSFKNLQRLKLLNLRGNYLMTIDFLALTNLKQLISLYVDKNSITSIPLHVLHSLPTNLSELDLSYNPIDCSCSQTDFILWIMENQNVLKKPDNIFCKTFSPSSDFRATDFDIDSCVHKKRLTIVLSLSFVTVVVLLSFLVYRFQFYLQYCCILLRGYRSPGLQECSYDAFVIFSSYDEDWVMNELMENLENSVPPIQLCLHMRDFQAGKSIASNIIDEGIMGSRKVIVVVSQHFIDSAWCRFEFELAQSRFMMERNANIIIIILEDVEETKTKKVFGLHKHLKKNTYLKWSRDPLSNMRFWIRLRKAIFATNQ; this is encoded by the exons ATGGGAAGAAACCTAAGCTACATACCATATAGCATATCTTCTTCTGTTCAAACTTTGgatttcagttttaatattttgaaacactTGAAGAAGACTGTTTTCCCTGTTTTGTCTTTCCTGGAAGTTCTTGATTTGTCAAG ATGCCAAATCCAGCACATTGAAAATGATACTTTCTACAATGTGAAGAATTTGACTACTTTGATTCTTACTGGAAACCCTATTACATATTTTGGACCTGGATGCTTTAATTCTTTACATAATCTACAAAGACTAGTTCTTGTGGATGTTGGTCTCTCATCATTAGAGCTTCAAATAAATAACCTAACCAAGCTGCAGGAGCTTAGAGTCGGGACAAATAACATCCAGTCCATGTCACTCCCTGCATTCATGAGCACGTTCAAAGACTTCAGTTTACTTGATCTACATGCCAATAATATATCCGTCATCACAACTGATCACACTGCTGTGTTGCGAGAGATCGGCAGAAACATGACTTTGATTCTTTCTTGCAATCCGTTATTATACATTGAACCAGGAGCTTTCAAAGACATTTATCTCAGAGAACTGAACATCCGATCTGCCTTTGTTTCACCTGCTGCTCAGAAAGCTGGTCTAAATGCTCTGTACGGTCTTAATGTAAAAAGGCTCATGTTTGGAAAGTACAGAAATGATTACAAAATTTTGTCATCAGATGCAAACTATTTAGATGGTCTTTGCTTTATTAATTTTCATGAggtatattattatatgaaagaAAAACATACTGTTCCAGTTAATATCTTTCGCTGTATGATTAATGCAACAATTGTAGCTGTGAAAGGTGGTATAATTCGTGAAATAGCAAGTGTGCCATTTCTTAAAATCAAGGAGCTTTATTTGATTTCCAATCAGTTAGATACTGTTCCAGGCAAAAAACTTGCACATCTCCACACTTTAGAAAAACTAGTGTTTACAGACAACGTTGCAATCCAAATTCCAGACTTCATAAACATGCGCAGTCTTCAGTATGTGGATCTGAGTTCAAACCAAATTACATTAACATCATGCTGCTCATTTTTTTCTAGAACCCCTCAGTTGAGGTATTTAAATTTGAGTCTAAATCCACAAATCGGTCTTTCTGTAGGACCATTTGATGGACTTGATTCCCTTGAGATTCTAGATTTCCATCATACAAGGGTTGTGGGTATGGGATATCTTTCTCTTTTCTCTAACTTAAAGTATTTGAGGTATCTAGATATTTCTTATTCAAGTATCACCTTTATTAACATATATTGCTTCTATGGACTGAAGAATCTAAATGTTCTAAAGATGGCCGGCAGTCATTTTCAAGGTGATGTAGCAAGATATTTGTTTAATAATCTCACTTTTCTAGAGCATCTTGACATGTCATATTGCCGTGTGGTAGAGTTGCATccaaattcattcaaaaatcTTCAAAGGCTTAAGCTTTTAAATTTGAGAGGAAACTATTTAATGACTATAGATTTTCTGGCCCTCACAAACCTGAAACAATTAATTTCACTTTATGTTGATAAAAACAGCATTACTAGCATCCCACTTCATGTTCTCCATTCGTTGCCCACAAACCTTTCAGAGTTGGATTTATCCTATAACCCCATTGATTGCTCCTGTTCCCAGACAGATTTTATTTTGTGGATAATGGAAAATCAGAATGTTTTGAAGAAACCAGACAATATTTTCTGTAAAACCTTTTCACCAAGTTCTGATTTTAGAGCAACAGACTTTGATATTGACAGCTGTGTGCACAAGAAAAGACTCACAATCGTTTTATCGCTAAGTTTTGTTACAGTAGTAGTTCTTTTGTCATTCTTGGTTTACAGGTTTCAGTTTTAtcttcagtattgctgtattctACTGAGAGGCTATAGATCACCTGGACTGCAAGAATGTTCCTATGACGCATTTGTGATTTTCTCCAGCTATGATGAAGATTGGGTCATGAATGAACTGATGGAGAATCTGGAGAACAGTGTTCCACCGATTCAGCTTTGTCTTCATATGCGGGACTTTCAGGCAGGGAAGTCCATCGCCTCCAACATTATCGATGAAGGTATAATGGGCAGTCGTAAAGTCATTGTGGTCGTGTCTCAACACTTCATTGATAGTGCCTGGTGTCGCTTTGAGTTTGAATTAGCTCAGTCTCGCTTTATGATGGAACGCAAtgccaacatcatcatcatcattctggAAGATGTGGAAGAGACGAAGACTAAGAAAGTGTTTGGACTTCATAAGCATCTGAAAAAGAACACGTACCTAAAGTGGAGCAGAGATCCTCTGAGTAACATGAGATTTTGGATACGCCTCAGAAAAGCTATTTTTGCCACAAACCAATAA
- the LOC127969860 gene encoding toll-like receptor 4, translating into MGRNLSYIPYSIPSSVQTLDFSFNILKHLKKTIFPVLSFLEVLDLSRCKIQHIENDTFYNVKNLTTLILTGNPITYFGPGCLNSLHNLQRLVLVDVGLSSLQLQINNLTKLQELRVGTNNIQSMSLPAFMSTFKDFSLLDLHANNISVITTDHTAVLREIGRNMTLILSSNPLLYIEPGAFKDIYLRELNIRSAFVSPAAQKAGLNALYGLNVKRLMFGKYRSDYKIVSSDANYLDGLCFINFHEVYYYMKEKHVVPVNIFHCMINATIVAVKGGIIREIANVPFLKIKELYLISNQLDTVPGKKLAHLHTLEKLVFTDNVAIQIPDFIDMRSLQYVDLSSNQITLTSCCSFFSRTPQLRYLNLSLNPQIGFSIGPFDGLDSLEILDFHHTRVVGMGPFFSNIKYLRYLDISYSSITFINIYCFYGLKNLNVLKMAGSHFQGDVARYLFNNLTFLEHLDMSYCRVVELHPNSFKNLQRLKLLNLRGNYLMTIDFLALTNLKQLISLYVDKNSITSIPLHVLHSLPTNLSELDSSYNPIDCSCSQTDFILWIMENQNVLKKPDNIFCKTFSPSSDFRAKDFDIDSCVHKKRLTIVLSLSFVTVVVLLSFLVYRFQFYLQYCCILLRGYRSPGQQECSYDAFVIFSSYDEDWVMNELMENLENSVPPIQLCLHMRDFQAGKSIASNIIDEGIMGSRKVIVVVSQHFIDSAWCRFEFELAQSRFMMEHNANIIIIILEDVEQTKTKKVFGLHKHLKKNTYLKWSRDPLSNMRFWIRLRKAIIATNQ; encoded by the exons ATGGGAAGAAACCTCAGCTACATACCATATAGTATACCTTCTTCTGTTCAAACTCTGgatttcagttttaatattttgaaacactTGAAGAAGACTATTTTCCCTGTTTTGTCTTTCCTGGAAGTTCTTGATTTGTCAAG ATGCAAAATCCAGCACATTGAAAATGATACTTTCTACAATGTGAAGAATTTGACTACTTTGATTCTTACTGGAAACCCTATTACATATTTTGGACCTGGATGTTTAAATTCTTTACACAATCTACAAAGACTAGTTCTTGTGGATGTTGGTCTCTCATCATTACAGCTTCAAATAAATAACCTAACCAAGCTGCAGGAGCTTAGAGTCGGGACAAATAACATCCAGTCCATGTCACTCCCTGCATTCATGAGCACGTTCAAAGACTTCAGTTTACTTGATCTACACGCCAATAATATATCCGTCATCACAACTGATCACACTGCTGTGTTGCGAGAGATCGGCAGAAACATGACTTTGATTCTTTCTAGCAATCCGTTATTATACATTGAACCAGGAGCTTTCAAAGACATTTATCTCAGAGAACTGAACATCCGATCTGCCTTTGTTTCACCTGCTGCTCAGAAAGCTGGTCTAAATGCTCTGTACGGTCTTAATGTAAAAAGGCTCATGTTTGGAAAGTACAGAAGTGATTACAAGATTGTTTCATCAGATGCAAACTATTTAGATGGTCTTTGCTTTATTAATTTTCATGAggtatattattatatgaaagaAAAACATGTTGTTCCAGTTAATATCTTTCACTGTATGATTAATGCAACAATTGTAGCTGTGAAAGGTGGTATAATTCGTGAAATAGCAAATGTGCCATTTCTTAAAATCAAGGAGCTTTATTTGATTTCCAATCAGTTAGATACTGTTCCAGGCAAAAAACTTGCACATCTCCACACTTTAGAAAAACTAGTGTTTACAGACAACGTTGCAATCCAAATTCCAGACTTCATAGACATGCGCAGTCTTCAGTATGTGGATCTGAGTTCAAACCAAATTACATTAACATCATGCTGCTCATTTTTTTCTAGAACCCCTCAGTTGAGGTATTTAAATTTGAGTCTAAATCCACAAATCGGTTTTTCTATAGGACCATTTGATGGACTTGATTCCCTTGAGATTCTAGATTTCCATCATACAAGGGTTGTGGGTATGGGACCTTTTTTTTCTAACATAAAGTATTTGAGGTATCTAGATATTTCTTATTCAAGTATCACCTTTATTAACATATATTGCTTCTATGGACTGAAGAATCTAAATGTTCTAAAGATGGCCGGCAGTCATTTTCAAGGTGATGTAGCAAGATATTTGTTTAATAATCTCACTTTTCTAGAGCATCTTGACATGTCATATTGCCGTGTGGTAGAGTTGCATccaaattcattcaaaaatcTTCAAAGGCTTAAGCTTTTAAATTTGAGAGGAAACTATTTAATGACTATAGATTTTCTGGCCCTCACAAACCTGAAACAATTAATTTCACTTTATGTTGATAAAAACAGCATTACTAGCATCCCACTTCATGTTCTCCATTCGTTGCCCACAAACCTTTCAGAGTTGGATTCATCCTATAACCCCATTGATTGCTCCTGTTCCCAGACAGATTTTATTTTGTGGATAATGGAAAATCAGAATGTTTTGAAGAAACCAGACAATATTTTCTGTAAAACCTTTTCACCAAGTTCTGATTTTAGAGCAAAAGACTTTGATATTGACAGCTGTGTGCACAAGAAAAGACTCACAATCGTTTTATCGCTAAGTTTTGTTACAGTAGTAGTTCTTTTGTCATTCTTGGTTTACAGGTTTCAGTTTTAtcttcagtattgctgtattctACTGAGAGGCTATAGATCACCTGGACAGCAAGAATGTTCCTATGACGCATTTGTGATTTTCTCCAGCTATGATGAAGATTGGGTCATGAATGAACTGATGGAGAATCTGGAGAACAGTGTTCCACCGATTCAGCTTTGTCTTCATATGCGGGACTTTCAGGCAGGGAAGTCCATCGCCTCCAACATTATCGATGAAGGTATAATGGGCAGTCGTAAAGTCATTGTGGTCGTGTCTCAACACTTCATTGATAGTGCCTGGTGTCGCTTTGAGTTTGAATTAGCTCAGTCTCGCTTTATGATGGAACACAAtgccaacatcatcatcatcattctggAAGATGTGGAACAGACGAAGACTAAGAAAGTGTTTGGACTTCATAAGCATCTGAAAAAGAACACGTACCTAAAGTGGAGCAGAGATCCTTTGAGTAACATGAGATTCTGGATACGCCTCAGGAAAGCTATTATTGCCACAaaccaataa
- the si:ch211-198a12.6 gene encoding zinc finger protein 501, with protein MAESETDCDTPGLDTLGSECVIAHTQVGDLHYGAETEIMTQEDKRLDLEAIHGDLGAVTCVDVVTETDHDYIKSEIHHDHHHYFSSAEIKGNEHLLGEVLLKTEIGGGEHIVKVESDHGGELTVESENGIIIHEAHGLQCSECGEIFGCMSDLHEHFEIHKATHPYICIHCGESFAVEASLRSHMRIHMKEKSYTTGLEMVGKGVIDAFNLKPHQMMHSPEKPHRCSECGKSFAAAITLREHMKMHSDDKPYKCTQCRKSFVRRRHLKKHQELHAHDKPFTCLQCGKGFTTASNLKQHQKTHAGEKPHRCTQCGKCFAAAATLREHQRIHSGEKPYKCTQCRKSFVRKRHLKKHQLVHQGGKPYRCSQCDKGFNHSSSLSRHHKVHLEAKMFAQADKDFPFDTTLKRGMHTGEKPYSCNHCEKSFNHSSSLSRHQRTHSDGKSYTCAQCGKRFNHPSSLARHQRVHLEDKSTYSAIATGKGFPHTTILKQRILQSEKPYRCAQCGKGFNHSSSLSRHHRTHIDQ; from the coding sequence ATGGCCGAGTCAGAGACTGACTGTGACACACCAGGTCTCGATACATTGGGATCTGAGTGTGTCATAGCCCATACGCAAGTCGGCGACTTGCATTATGGAGCGGAGACTGAGATTATGACTCAAGAGGACAAAAGACTTGACTTGGAGGCTATTCATGGTGATTTAGGGGCAGTGACATGCGTGGATGTGGTAACGGAGACAGACCATGACTATATTAAATCTGAAATCCACCACGATCATCATCATTACTTCAGCAGTGCAGAAATCAAAGGCAATGAGCATTTGCTCGGTGAAGTGCTGTTAAAGACGGAGATCGGTGGTGGAGAACATATTGTAAAGGTGGAGTCTGACCATGGAGGGGAGCTTACAGTAGAGTCCGAGAATGGCATTATCATCCATGAAGCTCATGGCCTGCAATGCAGTGAGTGTGGTGAGATTTTTGGATGTATGTCTGATCTGCACGAACACTTTGAAATCCACAAAGCCACTCATCCCTACATTTGCATCCACTGTGGTGAAAGCTTCGCTGTTGAAGCCAGCCTAAGAAgtcacatgaggattcacatgaAAGAGAAAAGTTATACCACTGGTCTTGAGATGGTTGGTAAAGGAGTGATTGATGCATTCAACTTGAAACCCCATCAGATGATGCACTCTCCCGAAAAGCCGCACAGATGTTCAGAGTGTGGCAAAAGCTTCGCTGCTGCCATCACTCTCCGGGAACACATGAAAATGCATTCGGATGACAAACCCTACAAATGCACCCAATGTCGAAAAAGCTTTGTGCGCAGACGCCATCTGAAAAAACATCAAGAGCTGCATGCCCATGACAAGCCGTTCACCTGTCTTCAGTGTGGCAAAGGCTTTACGACGGCTTCCAATCTCAAACAGCACCAGAAAACTCATGCTGGTGAAAAGCCGCACAGATGCACccagtgtggaaagtgttttgcGGCAGCAGCCACGCTTAGAGAGCATCAGAGAATCCACTCAGGGGAGAAGCCCTACAAGTGCACCCAGTGTCGGAAGAGCTTTGTCAGGAAACGCCACCTCAAGAAGCATCAGCTGGTCCATCAAGGTGGAAAGCCCTACCGCTGCTCTCAGTGCGACAAGGGATTCAACCATTCCTCTTCCTTGTCACGACACCACAAGGTTCACCTTGAGGCCAAGATGTTTGCCCAGGCGGATAAGGATTTCCCCTTCGATACTACGCTAAAGAGGGGAATGCACACAGGTGAAAAGCCATACAGCTGCAACCATTGTGAGAAGAGCTTCAATCACTCGTCATCACTATCCAGGCATCAGAGGACTCATTCTGATGGAAAGTCCTACACCTGTGCTCAGTGTGGGAAAAGGTTCAATCATCCCTCTTCTCTCGCAAGGCACCAGCGGGTTCATTTGGAGGATAAGTCAACTTACAGTGCTATTGCAACAGGAAAGGGATTCCCCCACACTACCATCTTGAAACAGAGAATCCTTCAGAGTGAGAAACCATATAGGTGCGCTCAGTGTGGAAAGGGTTTCAATCATTCGTCTTCTCTGTCTAGGCATCACAGAACTCATATTGATCAGTAA